In the genome of Mycteria americana isolate JAX WOST 10 ecotype Jacksonville Zoo and Gardens chromosome 7, USCA_MyAme_1.0, whole genome shotgun sequence, one region contains:
- the SNED1 gene encoding sushi, nidogen and EGF-like domain-containing protein 1 isoform X9: protein MRGLAGWAVLVALGEWLWAAGVVPLADFYPFGPTQGDAATRKQDDGGSELRPLSVPFPFFGAGHTGLYVNNNGIISFLKEVSQFTPVAFPISRDRRVVAAFWADVDNRQAGDVYYRESTEQPILERASRDITQYFPEFPGFSAQWVFIATWYRVTFFGGSSLSPVNTFQIVLITDGKLSFTIFNYESITWTTGMHASSGGDFAGLGGIAAQAGFNAGDGKRYFNIPGSRTDDIADVEMTTNVGIPGRWVFRIDDAQVQVGGCSNTTSVCLTLRPCLNGGKCIEDCITGNPSYTCSCLAGFTGKRCHVDVDECLSHPCQNGATCLNGAGSFSCRCLPGFRGTSCEAEESPCESRVCQNGGRCQAVNGTAACLCQPGYTGVDCQTEVNECESIPCLNGGHCIDLVDNYTCVCLEPFVGQRCETDSSSCEDRSCRNRQTCNYIRPGRYICTCSPGYYGNNCQYGGPRVPGACLSHPCQNAGSCLETEQGYICECQEGYAGQDCRDKLSEGCECRNGGSCLEGNVTICQCLPGFFGLLCEFEVTTTPCNMNTQCPDGGYCMEYGGSYLCVCHTDYGTNHTMPSPCDSEPCLNGGSCEVHDDSYTCECPQGFLGKHCEKGKPDPCASGPCQNRGTCFHYIGKYKCDCPPGYTGRHCEIEVDCGVPSEVKHAQASFNSTKVGSLAEYHCELGYTLSQHNHPRVCRLPGVWSDPPECDEINECWSQPCLNGGWCKDRVAKFLCLCEPGYTGHHCESDVDECQSEPCKNGGTCRDLPGSFACYCPEGFVGTQCETEVDACESGPCRNGGECESYRGSYLCVCLEGFFGYHCETASDPCFSSPCGSRGYCLPGNGTHSCTCKVSYTGKSCEKELLPPTSLKVERVEDTGVLISWHPPEDAAARQLIDGYAVTYVSLDGSYRRTDFVDRSRSAHQLRALASGRAYNISVFSVKRNVNNKNDISRPIMLTTRTRPRPVEGFEITNVTASAITVQWALHRLKHSTVSRVRVAIRQPGDLVDRTVELNSSVAKYTFLDLQPGERYIVHVTTLSGLGMEDHPSESLAMAPFHVWTRPLPPQNLTASRITTTSVSMAWEQPPAGAVEAYIINVTTAQSVKSRYVPNGKLVTYMVRDLLPGQRYRLSVTAVQNTEQGQVHSEPIYLYVTTLQRDGAPERRWSQAGHPRVLRNRLPPAFLPELRLLADRDTAEEPSPAPRFTELVDGRGRISTRFSTVLSKSITVKTQPEAPVKLENVEVSSQGSLALKLHEAKSKSEGQNCSTNPCRNGGTCIRDAESYHCDCRLGFKGRLCELAACKKVPHSCTRLYSETKSFPVWEGGTCHYLYRRVYKVHQDFCYKESCESTGSEKTTSRKPSNSHTLKKP, encoded by the exons ATGCGGGGCCTGGCGGGCTGGGCcgtgctggtggccctgggcgAGTGGCTGTGGGCGGCCGGCGTGGTGCCGCTGGCGGACTTCTATCCCTTCGGGCCCACGCAGGGCGATGCCGCCACGCGGAAGCAGGACGACGGCGGCTCCGAGCTGCGGCCCCTCTCCGTCCCCTTCCCCTTCTTCGGCGCGGGGCACACCGGTCTCTAT GTGAACAACAATGGGATCATCTCATTCCTGAAGGAGGTCTCACAGTTCACGCCAGTGGCCTTCCCCATCTCCAGGGACCGGCGTGTGGTGGCTGCTTTCTGGGCAGATGTGGATAACCGGCAGGCGGGCGATGTGTATTACCGGGAGAGCACTGAACAGCCCATCTTAGAGAGAGCAAGCAGGGATATCACGCAGTATTTCCCTGAGTTCCCAGGGTTTTCTGCGCAGTGGGTCTTCATCGCCACCTGGTACCGAGTGACCTTCTTTGGGGGCAGTTCACTTTCACCA gtAAACACTTTTCAGATTGTCCTCATCACAGATGGCAAGCTCTCCTTCACCATCTTCAACTATGAGTCCATCACCTGGACCACGGGTATGCATGCCAGCAGTGGGGGGGACTTTGCTGGGCTCGGCGGCATTGCAGCGCAG GCAGGTTTTAACGCTGGTGATGGAAAGCGCTACTTCAACATCCCCGGATCCCGCACCGATGACATCGCTGACGTGGAGATGACGACAAATGTGGGTATCCCCGGGCGCTGGGTGTTCAGAATCGATGATGCCCAGGTGCAAGTGGGGGGCTGCAGCAATACAA CCTCTGTCTGCCTGACACTGCGGCCCTGCCTGAATGGGGGGAAGTGTATCGAGGACTGCATCACGGGCAACCCCTCCTAcacctgctcctgcctggctggcTTTACTGGGAAGAGGTGCCATGTTG ATGTGGACGAGTGTCTCTCCCACCCATGTCAGAACGGAGCCACCTGCCTCAATGGTGCTGGCAGCTTCAGCTGCAGGTGCCTGCCGGGCTTCAGAGGCACCAGCTGCGAGGCCG AAGAGTCGCCATGTGAGAGTAGAGTGTGCCAGAACGGCGGGAGGTGCCAGGCAGTGAATGGGACAGCAGCATGCTTGTGCCAGCCAGGGTACACAGGGGTGGACTGCCAGACAG AGGTGAATGAGTGCGAGTCCATCCCGTGCCTGAATGGTGGGCACTGCATCGACCTGGTCGATAACTACACCTGTGTGTGCCTGGAGCCCTTCGTGGGACAGCGCTGTGAGAcag ACTCATCTTCCTGCGAGGACCGGAGCTGCCGGAACCGGCAGACGTGCAACTACATCCGCCCTGGCCGCTACATCTGCACCTGCTCCCCGGGTTATTATGGCAACAACTGCCAGTATG gCGGGCCCCGTGTGCCTGGTGCCTGCCTCTCCCACCCATGCCAGAAtgcgggcagctgcctggagaCAGAGCAGGGCTACATCTGCGAATGCCAGGAGGGCTACGCTGGGCAGGACTGTCGAGACA AGCTCTCAGAGGGCTGCGAGTGTCGCAACGGGGGCAGTTGTCTGGAGGGGAACGTCACCATCTGCCAGTGCCTGCCTGGGTTTTTTGGTCTCCTCTGTGAATTTG AAGTCACCACCACACCGTGCAACATGAACACCCAGTGCCCGGATGGCGGGTACTGCATGGAGTATGGCGGGAGCTATCTGTGCGTCTGCCACACTGACTACGGCACCAACCACA CAATGCCATCCCCCTGTGACTCGGAGCCCTGCCTGAATGGGGGGTCCTGCGAGGTTCATGACGACTCGTATACCTGCGAGTGTCCTCAAGGCTTCCTTGGCAAGCACTGTGAGAAAG gTAAGCCAGACCCTTGCGCCTCGGGGCCCTGCCAGAACAGGGGCACCTGCTTCCACTACATCGGCAAGTACAAGTGCGACTGTCCCCCAGGCTACACTGGCCGGCACTGTGAAATTG AGGTTGACTGCGGTGTCCCCAGTGAGGTGAAGCATGCCCAGGCCTCTTTCAACTCCACCAAGGTGGGCTCGCTGGCTGAATACCACTGTGAGCTGGGCTACACCCTCAGTCAGCACAACCACCCCCGTGTCTGCCGCTTGCCAGGTGTCTGGAGTGATCCCCCCGAGTGTGATG AGATCAATGAGTGctggtcccagccctgcctgaaTGGTGGCTGGTGCAAGGACCGTGTCGCCAAGTTCCTGTGCCTGTGTGAGCCGGGTTACACTGGCCACCACTGCGAGTCGG ATGTCGACGAGTGCCAGTCAGAGCCCTGTAAGAACGGCGGAACCTGCCGGGACCTCCCTGGGTCCTTTGCTTGCTACTGTCCTGAGGGCTTTGTGGGGACCCAGTGCGAGACAG aAGTGGATGCCTGTGAGTCAGGCCCTTGCCGAAATGGAGGGGAATGCGAGAGCTACAGGGGCTCCTACCTCTGCGTGTGCCTGGAGGGTTTCTTCGGCTACCACTGTGAGACAG CCAGCGACCCCTGCTTCTCCAGCCCCTGCGGGAGCAGAGGCTACTGCCTGCCTGGCAATGGCACCCACAGCTGCACCTGCAAAGTCAGCTACACAGGCAAGAGCTGCGAAAAAG AATTGCTGCCACCAACCTCATTAAAGGTGGAAAGGGTGGAGGACACTGGTGTGTTGATTTCTTGGCACCCACCTGAGGACGCAGCCGCCAGGCAACTCATTGACGGCTACGCCGTGACGTACGTATCCCTCGACGGCTCTTACCGCAGGACAGATTTTGTGGACCGAAGTCGTTCTGCCCACCAATTGCGGGCACTAGCCTCCGGCAGAGCCTAcaatatttctgtcttttcagtcAAACGCAACGTGAACAACAAGAATGATATCAGCAGGCCCATCATGCTCACCACGCGCACTA GACCGCGTCCGGTGGAAGGCTTTGAGATCACGAATGTGACGGCCAGTGCCATCACGGTGCAATGGGCTCTCCACCGGCTCAAGCACTCCACCGTTAGTAGGGTGCGTGTTGCCATCCGCCAGCCGGGTGACCTGGTAGACCGCACTGTGGAGCTGAACAGCAGCGTGGCCAAGTATACCTTCTT ggacctgcagccaggagagaggtACATTGTCCATGTCACAACGCTGAGCGGCCTGGGGATGGAAGACCACCCCTCAGAGAGTCTGGCCATGGCCCCCTTCCACGTATGGACAA ggcctctccccccccaaaacctcaccGCCTCCCGCATCACCACTACTTCTGTGTCCATGGCGTGGGAGCAGCCACCTGCTGGTGCTGTGGAGGCGTACATCATCAATGTCACCACTGCTCAGAGCGTGAAGAGCCGCTATGTGCCCAATGGGAAGCTTGTGACCTACATGGTGCGGGACCTGCTCCCTGGGCAGCGGTACCGCCTGTCCGTGACGGCTGTGCAGAACACAGAGCAAGGTCAAGTGCACAGTGAGCCCATCTACCTCTACGTCACCACCT TGCAGAGGGATGGGGCTCCAGAGAGACGGTGGAGCCAAGCTGGACACCCCCGGGTCTTGCGCAACAGGCTGCCCCCAGCTTTCCTGCCTGAACTCCGCTTGCTAGCAGATCGTGACACAGCTGAGGAGCCCTCGCCAGCCCCCAG GTTCACTGAGCTGGTCGATGGCAGAGGGAGGATCAGCACCAGGTTCAGCACTGTGTTAAGCAAATCCATCACTGTGAAGACAC AGCCGGAGGCTCCAGTGAAGCTGGAGAACGTGGAGGTGTCCAGCCAGGGCAGTCTGGCACTGAAGCTGCATGAGGCAAAGAGCAAGA GTGAGGGGCAGAACTGCTCCACGAACCCCTGCAGGAATGGAGGCACCTGCATCAGAGATGCCGAGTCCTACCACTGTGACTGCCGCCTGGGCTTCAAGGGCCGGCTCTGTGAGCTGG CAGCCTGCAAGAAGGTGCCACACTCGTGCACGCGGCTGTACTCGGAAACCAAGTCATTCCCTGTGTGGGAAGGAGGTACCTGCCACTACCT GTACAGGAGAGTCTACAAGGTACACCAGGACTTCTGCTACAAGGAGAGCTGCGAGAGCACCGGTTCTGAGAAGACAACCAGCAG aaaaCCAAGCAACAGTCACACACTGAAGAAGCCATAG
- the SNED1 gene encoding sushi, nidogen and EGF-like domain-containing protein 1 isoform X7 yields MRGLAGWAVLVALGEWLWAAGVVPLADFYPFGPTQGDAATRKQDDGGSELRPLSVPFPFFGAGHTGLYVNNNGIISFLKEVSQFTPVAFPISRDRRVVAAFWADVDNRQAGDVYYRESTEQPILERASRDITQYFPEFPGFSAQWVFIATWYRVTFFGGSSLSPVNTFQIVLITDGKLSFTIFNYESITWTTGMHASSGGDFAGLGGIAAQAGFNAGDGKRYFNIPGSRTDDIADVEMTTNVGIPGRWVFRIDDAQVQVGGCSNTTSVCLTLRPCLNGGKCIEDCITGNPSYTCSCLAGFTGKRCHVDVDECLSHPCQNGATCLNGAGSFSCRCLPGFRGTSCEAEESPCESRVCQNGGRCQAVNGTAACLCQPGYTGVDCQTEVNECESIPCLNGGHCIDLVDNYTCVCLEPFVGQRCETDSSSCEDRSCRNRQTCNYIRPGRYICTCSPGYYGNNCQYGGPRVPGACLSHPCQNAGSCLETEQGYICECQEGYAGQDCRDKLSEGCECRNGGSCLEGNVTICQCLPGFFGLLCEFAMPSPCDSEPCLNGGSCEVHDDSYTCECPQGFLGKHCEKAKPRLCSTGPCRNGGTCREADGEYHCTCPYRFTGKHCEIGKPDPCASGPCQNRGTCFHYIGKYKCDCPPGYTGRHCEIEVDCGVPSEVKHAQASFNSTKVGSLAEYHCELGYTLSQHNHPRVCRLPGVWSDPPECDEINECWSQPCLNGGWCKDRVAKFLCLCEPGYTGHHCESDVDECQSEPCKNGGTCRDLPGSFACYCPEGFVGTQCETEVDACESGPCRNGGECESYRGSYLCVCLEGFFGYHCETASDPCFSSPCGSRGYCLPGNGTHSCTCKVSYTGKSCEKELLPPTSLKVERVEDTGVLISWHPPEDAAARQLIDGYAVTYVSLDGSYRRTDFVDRSRSAHQLRALASGRAYNISVFSVKRNVNNKNDISRPIMLTTRTRPRPVEGFEITNVTASAITVQWALHRLKHSTVSRVRVAIRQPGDLVDRTVELNSSVAKYTFLDLQPGERYIVHVTTLSGLGMEDHPSESLAMAPFHVWTRPLPPQNLTASRITTTSVSMAWEQPPAGAVEAYIINVTTAQSVKSRYVPNGKLVTYMVRDLLPGQRYRLSVTAVQNTEQGQVHSEPIYLYVTTLQRDGAPERRWSQAGHPRVLRNRLPPAFLPELRLLADRDTAEEPSPAPRFTELVDGRGRISTRFSTVLSKSITVKTQPEAPVKLENVEVSSQGSLALKLHEAKSKSEGQNCSTNPCRNGGTCIRDAESYHCDCRLGFKGRLCELAACKKVPHSCTRLYSETKSFPVWEGGTCHYLYRRVYKVHQDFCYKESCESTGSEKTTSRKPSNSHTLKKP; encoded by the exons ATGCGGGGCCTGGCGGGCTGGGCcgtgctggtggccctgggcgAGTGGCTGTGGGCGGCCGGCGTGGTGCCGCTGGCGGACTTCTATCCCTTCGGGCCCACGCAGGGCGATGCCGCCACGCGGAAGCAGGACGACGGCGGCTCCGAGCTGCGGCCCCTCTCCGTCCCCTTCCCCTTCTTCGGCGCGGGGCACACCGGTCTCTAT GTGAACAACAATGGGATCATCTCATTCCTGAAGGAGGTCTCACAGTTCACGCCAGTGGCCTTCCCCATCTCCAGGGACCGGCGTGTGGTGGCTGCTTTCTGGGCAGATGTGGATAACCGGCAGGCGGGCGATGTGTATTACCGGGAGAGCACTGAACAGCCCATCTTAGAGAGAGCAAGCAGGGATATCACGCAGTATTTCCCTGAGTTCCCAGGGTTTTCTGCGCAGTGGGTCTTCATCGCCACCTGGTACCGAGTGACCTTCTTTGGGGGCAGTTCACTTTCACCA gtAAACACTTTTCAGATTGTCCTCATCACAGATGGCAAGCTCTCCTTCACCATCTTCAACTATGAGTCCATCACCTGGACCACGGGTATGCATGCCAGCAGTGGGGGGGACTTTGCTGGGCTCGGCGGCATTGCAGCGCAG GCAGGTTTTAACGCTGGTGATGGAAAGCGCTACTTCAACATCCCCGGATCCCGCACCGATGACATCGCTGACGTGGAGATGACGACAAATGTGGGTATCCCCGGGCGCTGGGTGTTCAGAATCGATGATGCCCAGGTGCAAGTGGGGGGCTGCAGCAATACAA CCTCTGTCTGCCTGACACTGCGGCCCTGCCTGAATGGGGGGAAGTGTATCGAGGACTGCATCACGGGCAACCCCTCCTAcacctgctcctgcctggctggcTTTACTGGGAAGAGGTGCCATGTTG ATGTGGACGAGTGTCTCTCCCACCCATGTCAGAACGGAGCCACCTGCCTCAATGGTGCTGGCAGCTTCAGCTGCAGGTGCCTGCCGGGCTTCAGAGGCACCAGCTGCGAGGCCG AAGAGTCGCCATGTGAGAGTAGAGTGTGCCAGAACGGCGGGAGGTGCCAGGCAGTGAATGGGACAGCAGCATGCTTGTGCCAGCCAGGGTACACAGGGGTGGACTGCCAGACAG AGGTGAATGAGTGCGAGTCCATCCCGTGCCTGAATGGTGGGCACTGCATCGACCTGGTCGATAACTACACCTGTGTGTGCCTGGAGCCCTTCGTGGGACAGCGCTGTGAGAcag ACTCATCTTCCTGCGAGGACCGGAGCTGCCGGAACCGGCAGACGTGCAACTACATCCGCCCTGGCCGCTACATCTGCACCTGCTCCCCGGGTTATTATGGCAACAACTGCCAGTATG gCGGGCCCCGTGTGCCTGGTGCCTGCCTCTCCCACCCATGCCAGAAtgcgggcagctgcctggagaCAGAGCAGGGCTACATCTGCGAATGCCAGGAGGGCTACGCTGGGCAGGACTGTCGAGACA AGCTCTCAGAGGGCTGCGAGTGTCGCAACGGGGGCAGTTGTCTGGAGGGGAACGTCACCATCTGCCAGTGCCTGCCTGGGTTTTTTGGTCTCCTCTGTGAATTTG CAATGCCATCCCCCTGTGACTCGGAGCCCTGCCTGAATGGGGGGTCCTGCGAGGTTCATGACGACTCGTATACCTGCGAGTGTCCTCAAGGCTTCCTTGGCAAGCACTGTGAGAAAG CTAAGCCACGGCTCTGCAGCACAGGGCCCTGTCGCAACGGGGGCACCTGCAGGGAGGCGGATGGCGAGTACCACTGCACCTGCCCCTACCGCTTCACTGGCAAGCACTGCGAGATCG gTAAGCCAGACCCTTGCGCCTCGGGGCCCTGCCAGAACAGGGGCACCTGCTTCCACTACATCGGCAAGTACAAGTGCGACTGTCCCCCAGGCTACACTGGCCGGCACTGTGAAATTG AGGTTGACTGCGGTGTCCCCAGTGAGGTGAAGCATGCCCAGGCCTCTTTCAACTCCACCAAGGTGGGCTCGCTGGCTGAATACCACTGTGAGCTGGGCTACACCCTCAGTCAGCACAACCACCCCCGTGTCTGCCGCTTGCCAGGTGTCTGGAGTGATCCCCCCGAGTGTGATG AGATCAATGAGTGctggtcccagccctgcctgaaTGGTGGCTGGTGCAAGGACCGTGTCGCCAAGTTCCTGTGCCTGTGTGAGCCGGGTTACACTGGCCACCACTGCGAGTCGG ATGTCGACGAGTGCCAGTCAGAGCCCTGTAAGAACGGCGGAACCTGCCGGGACCTCCCTGGGTCCTTTGCTTGCTACTGTCCTGAGGGCTTTGTGGGGACCCAGTGCGAGACAG aAGTGGATGCCTGTGAGTCAGGCCCTTGCCGAAATGGAGGGGAATGCGAGAGCTACAGGGGCTCCTACCTCTGCGTGTGCCTGGAGGGTTTCTTCGGCTACCACTGTGAGACAG CCAGCGACCCCTGCTTCTCCAGCCCCTGCGGGAGCAGAGGCTACTGCCTGCCTGGCAATGGCACCCACAGCTGCACCTGCAAAGTCAGCTACACAGGCAAGAGCTGCGAAAAAG AATTGCTGCCACCAACCTCATTAAAGGTGGAAAGGGTGGAGGACACTGGTGTGTTGATTTCTTGGCACCCACCTGAGGACGCAGCCGCCAGGCAACTCATTGACGGCTACGCCGTGACGTACGTATCCCTCGACGGCTCTTACCGCAGGACAGATTTTGTGGACCGAAGTCGTTCTGCCCACCAATTGCGGGCACTAGCCTCCGGCAGAGCCTAcaatatttctgtcttttcagtcAAACGCAACGTGAACAACAAGAATGATATCAGCAGGCCCATCATGCTCACCACGCGCACTA GACCGCGTCCGGTGGAAGGCTTTGAGATCACGAATGTGACGGCCAGTGCCATCACGGTGCAATGGGCTCTCCACCGGCTCAAGCACTCCACCGTTAGTAGGGTGCGTGTTGCCATCCGCCAGCCGGGTGACCTGGTAGACCGCACTGTGGAGCTGAACAGCAGCGTGGCCAAGTATACCTTCTT ggacctgcagccaggagagaggtACATTGTCCATGTCACAACGCTGAGCGGCCTGGGGATGGAAGACCACCCCTCAGAGAGTCTGGCCATGGCCCCCTTCCACGTATGGACAA ggcctctccccccccaaaacctcaccGCCTCCCGCATCACCACTACTTCTGTGTCCATGGCGTGGGAGCAGCCACCTGCTGGTGCTGTGGAGGCGTACATCATCAATGTCACCACTGCTCAGAGCGTGAAGAGCCGCTATGTGCCCAATGGGAAGCTTGTGACCTACATGGTGCGGGACCTGCTCCCTGGGCAGCGGTACCGCCTGTCCGTGACGGCTGTGCAGAACACAGAGCAAGGTCAAGTGCACAGTGAGCCCATCTACCTCTACGTCACCACCT TGCAGAGGGATGGGGCTCCAGAGAGACGGTGGAGCCAAGCTGGACACCCCCGGGTCTTGCGCAACAGGCTGCCCCCAGCTTTCCTGCCTGAACTCCGCTTGCTAGCAGATCGTGACACAGCTGAGGAGCCCTCGCCAGCCCCCAG GTTCACTGAGCTGGTCGATGGCAGAGGGAGGATCAGCACCAGGTTCAGCACTGTGTTAAGCAAATCCATCACTGTGAAGACAC AGCCGGAGGCTCCAGTGAAGCTGGAGAACGTGGAGGTGTCCAGCCAGGGCAGTCTGGCACTGAAGCTGCATGAGGCAAAGAGCAAGA GTGAGGGGCAGAACTGCTCCACGAACCCCTGCAGGAATGGAGGCACCTGCATCAGAGATGCCGAGTCCTACCACTGTGACTGCCGCCTGGGCTTCAAGGGCCGGCTCTGTGAGCTGG CAGCCTGCAAGAAGGTGCCACACTCGTGCACGCGGCTGTACTCGGAAACCAAGTCATTCCCTGTGTGGGAAGGAGGTACCTGCCACTACCT GTACAGGAGAGTCTACAAGGTACACCAGGACTTCTGCTACAAGGAGAGCTGCGAGAGCACCGGTTCTGAGAAGACAACCAGCAG aaaaCCAAGCAACAGTCACACACTGAAGAAGCCATAG